The Rhodothermales bacterium genome has a window encoding:
- a CDS encoding sodium-dependent transporter — MNDHTELRFSSRLGLILSVLGIAVGTGNIWRFPRIAAQNAGEEGAGAFLLVWLLFLFIWSIPLIMAEYALGRKGRMGLIGTFSLVAGEKFAWMGAFIGFVATAIMFYYSVVTGWCIYYFVQTVSEPLPFTTGAAQGVWDQFQGGYSPILYHGLAMLVGGLIVWKGVSSIERANKVLIPALLIIVLVALGRAVTLDGASAGIRYLFTPQWDTLANPRLWLDALTQNAWDTGAGWGLILTYGAYMQHRHGVVKNAFITGIGNNTVSLLAAITIFGACFAILGASMSQSEVLAVMQNSGPASTGLTFIWMPQLFSKMPLGTLFASLFFLGLCFAAFSSLISMIELAVRILVDGGLSRNQAVLSVSVVGFLLGIPSAVNLTFFGNQDFVWGVALMISGALIAFAVVRFGVAHFRREEINGTPMDWSVSKSWDLQMRYTIPLQAVLLLGWWLYLSATEYAPDSWYNPLDPYSVMTCIVQWLGAAIALIIVNGWLVARLKKSALSSL, encoded by the coding sequence ATGAACGATCATACAGAGCTTCGATTTTCTTCCCGGCTAGGGCTCATCCTCAGCGTACTTGGGATTGCGGTAGGGACGGGCAATATCTGGCGGTTTCCCAGGATCGCGGCGCAGAATGCGGGCGAGGAGGGCGCCGGCGCTTTTTTGCTGGTCTGGTTGCTGTTTCTGTTTATCTGGAGCATCCCCCTCATCATGGCCGAGTATGCGCTGGGCAGAAAGGGGCGGATGGGGTTGATCGGCACCTTTTCGCTGGTTGCTGGTGAGAAGTTTGCGTGGATGGGCGCCTTTATCGGGTTTGTGGCAACGGCCATCATGTTTTATTACTCGGTCGTGACGGGCTGGTGCATCTACTATTTCGTGCAGACGGTATCCGAGCCGCTGCCCTTTACCACGGGCGCAGCACAGGGGGTTTGGGATCAATTCCAGGGTGGATATTCACCTATTCTGTACCACGGCCTGGCCATGCTGGTGGGCGGGCTGATCGTCTGGAAGGGCGTTTCTTCCATCGAGCGCGCCAATAAAGTGCTGATTCCAGCGCTGTTGATCATCGTGCTGGTGGCCCTGGGCCGCGCCGTGACACTCGATGGCGCTTCTGCCGGGATCCGGTATCTGTTCACGCCACAGTGGGATACCCTGGCAAACCCTCGGCTCTGGCTGGATGCGCTGACGCAGAACGCGTGGGATACGGGCGCCGGCTGGGGGCTGATCCTTACGTACGGGGCTTACATGCAGCACCGTCACGGGGTCGTTAAAAACGCCTTTATCACCGGTATTGGCAACAACACGGTTTCCCTGCTGGCCGCGATCACGATATTTGGCGCCTGCTTCGCGATCCTCGGGGCGAGCATGTCGCAGAGCGAGGTGCTTGCGGTGATGCAGAACAGCGGGCCGGCGTCGACCGGGCTGACATTTATCTGGATGCCGCAGCTGTTCAGCAAGATGCCCCTGGGGACGCTCTTTGCCTCGCTGTTTTTTCTAGGACTCTGTTTTGCCGCCTTCAGCTCGCTTATCTCCATGATCGAACTCGCCGTTCGTATTCTGGTGGACGGAGGCCTTTCCCGTAATCAGGCGGTCCTCTCGGTGTCGGTCGTCGGCTTCTTGCTGGGCATCCCCTCGGCGGTGAATCTGACGTTTTTTGGCAACCAGGATTTTGTCTGGGGGGTGGCGCTCATGATCTCCGGGGCGCTGATCGCATTTGCCGTCGTACGCTTCGGAGTGGCCCATTTTCGTCGAGAGGAAATCAACGGGACGCCGATGGATTGGAGCGTGAGCAAGTCGTGGGATCTACAAATGCGGTACACGATCCCTCTTCAGGCTGTGTTGTTGCTGGGCTGGTGGTTGTATCTTTCGGCGACGGAGTACGCGCCGGACTCGTGGTACAATCCCCTTGATCCCTACAGCGTAATGACCTGTATCGTGCAGTGGCTGGGGGCGGCGATCGCGCTCATCATCGTGAATGGCTGGCTGGTCGCGCGGTTGAAGAAGAGTGCGCTGAGCTCGCTCTGA
- a CDS encoding malectin domain-containing carbohydrate-binding protein gives MKAPLFRSAAWYLFIALSAFLSRPVVGQVSEVPVPEVSEGTAPWKKRLIYRPATASKGGAQAVAFDPSGLQGESLVLPTTLQFGPDGRLYVAQKNGLIVAYTVVRNGPQDFTVTNTESITLIKNNTPNHDDDGELNTSTSQLTNNRQITGIYVTGTAQNPIIYTTSSDPREGAGDAGGGVNDSGLDTNSGILHRLTKSGSSWTRLDLVRGLPRSEENHSTNGVVIDHETNILYLGVGGFTNAGSPSNNFARITEYALSASILAIDLDMLAAMPVQGSGNAAYVYDLPTLDDPTRPNVNGIDNPNTPGYDGIDVGDPWGGNNGLNQAKVVADGPVRLHATGFRNPYDLVIMKSPGAEGRMYSIDNGANAGWGGHPVGEGTYPGASAGQCTNAYNPAEPGSTGPGPNDNKVNNLNGLHYIREVDAGKRYYAGHATPVRGNPEGAGLYTFFDGVGVFRTSTTGPNPLPADWPPVPTSEAYEAECDFRNSGEGDGSLVDYVPSTNGMAEYTASTFGGELQGTILSASFGGEIYVARLNSNGDQVSNGIETLFSNFGLTPLDVIAQGDDDPFPGTIWAVTFGAQNITVFEPFEGECVGGPGNQDDDGDGYSNNDEIANGTNECNAGDKPSDFDGDFTSDRLDPDDDNDGIDDVVDAFAHDGLNGIGTTLPLDYDLFNGDIGFFGIGFTGLMTNGDTDYLDQFDDQLIAGGTAGLLTVPDVPSGDALGGQNDQFSGFQFGIDVDDETLPFTIRVRMQSPFFGNTPQGEQSQGFYIGAGDQDNYLKVVVSANDGDGGLEVVNENAGTAVRTMYATGGNGDAPIADNLLETDVELDLFFLINPADGTAHPGYSIDGAEVVYVGNPVALSGANLATLQGTGTALAVGVIATSAATGATYPATWDKITIVYDATGASALVKIEPPNDINESTNSGGSIKITNTSESGQKIESVAFDLQSTLFPDAVFDPDGTAGDQTGKGFTPSQGEAATGLSGHTLSGFHNTVDGDDGFDALSIEFTDFEPEETFTFSIDVDPTSIKGTSAPGPGESGSVSGLELSGALVTVTFDDGSSYQAELFRTPESLSGSQNIIAGGSLATPGISIVGQSGLQAKVADLEHVIRVTGPANTDVRLLVVESALFITGDGYAIDPFEANSAIAIQELTGNTGTLGLVDFEVTITDSQPEGGINYLAAVFTSPTDETSPMSDVVVLDYDPAAVPVTLYRINAGGPAVNLNGVSWSADLYSTGGATFSNNGLAIAGTNDDVLYTSERYDQGATGFGYSIPVPGDGDYNVAIHFAEIFFGAPGGGVGGAGKRVFSIDIEEGQAVLTNLDIYAEVGATTALIKTFEGITVTDGLLDIFLTSSTREGKISAIEVSTFGEPSTVSASPNPINFSVGEVGVATLARTLTISNGGGAAVTVSGITFTGSNAGEFSSSFTNPVVIAAGGTTTVAVTMTAASAGPKTAQLNLVHTGSDDPLKITVSGVGQAVQPGNVLYRVNAGGPSLASLDDLRIWQGDQAVSAANALGQAQVGTPSPYVNTAAAGNFTFGKLNSVVRDASVPSSTPLSLFQTERWDAAASPNMLWSFPVEAGTQVEVRIYLAEIFLTAGNNEVEGPRIFDIRVDGAIPAGFDNINVFAEVGSNVGILRSFVTTSDGAIDIEFVKDGGQELAAVKGIELIDLTNVARAFTPGWNLIGLPLTPPNANYTAIFGDLAPTTVPFTWNGAYVQEASMVTGKGYWLNVAQGGLHTFEGTAVESLTLTLADGWNMVTGPVCGVDVADIDDPAGILIDDTWFAYTGGYVPTTLLQPGMGYWVEASAAGTIGIDCNGGSGKMATGRTAPDGSFGTILLSDGATGSQTLYYGGTLDSPTQLRPYQLPPHAPEGGFDVRFTNDALLIDSEFASITLQASEFPVSLRVVKLAEGDNKLYVQQFKGGQSVATSELGEDETVLVTDEAVTELFITNTVSVDDGEGALPGAFRLAGNYPNPFNPTTTVVFDLPEAAQVRVEVYDVMGRRLLEVPAQAFGPGDGHQIQIDATELASGIYLYRVVADMNATSAFAVGRMSLVK, from the coding sequence ATGAAAGCACCGCTTTTTCGTAGTGCCGCCTGGTATCTTTTTATCGCCCTGAGCGCGTTTTTATCCCGCCCCGTTGTGGGACAAGTCAGCGAAGTACCCGTACCGGAGGTTTCGGAAGGTACCGCCCCGTGGAAGAAACGACTCATCTATCGCCCTGCCACGGCATCAAAAGGGGGGGCGCAAGCCGTGGCCTTTGATCCGAGCGGGCTGCAAGGCGAGAGCCTCGTGCTGCCGACCACCCTCCAGTTTGGTCCGGACGGCCGGCTCTACGTCGCGCAGAAAAACGGCTTGATTGTCGCCTATACGGTGGTGCGCAACGGGCCGCAAGACTTTACCGTGACGAACACCGAGTCGATCACGCTCATTAAGAACAACACCCCGAACCACGACGACGACGGGGAGCTGAACACGTCGACCAGCCAGCTCACGAACAACCGGCAGATTACCGGCATCTACGTGACGGGCACGGCGCAGAACCCGATCATCTACACGACGTCGAGCGACCCGCGCGAGGGCGCCGGCGACGCCGGCGGCGGCGTCAACGACTCGGGTCTCGATACCAACTCCGGCATCCTGCACCGCCTGACGAAGTCGGGCTCGTCGTGGACACGGCTCGACCTTGTGCGCGGCCTGCCGCGTTCCGAGGAGAACCATTCTACAAACGGCGTCGTGATCGATCACGAAACGAACATCCTGTACCTGGGTGTGGGCGGCTTCACGAATGCCGGATCGCCATCGAATAACTTCGCCCGCATCACCGAATACGCACTTTCGGCGTCCATTTTGGCCATCGACCTGGATATGCTGGCTGCCATGCCGGTCCAGGGCTCCGGCAACGCGGCTTATGTCTACGATCTCCCAACCCTCGACGACCCGACGCGGCCGAACGTCAACGGCATCGACAACCCGAATACTCCCGGCTACGACGGCATCGATGTCGGCGATCCGTGGGGCGGCAACAACGGCCTGAACCAGGCGAAAGTGGTGGCTGACGGCCCCGTTCGGCTCCATGCCACGGGTTTCCGGAATCCGTACGACCTTGTGATCATGAAGTCCCCGGGAGCCGAGGGGCGGATGTACTCGATCGACAACGGCGCCAACGCCGGGTGGGGCGGGCATCCGGTCGGAGAGGGCACCTACCCGGGCGCCAGCGCCGGCCAGTGCACCAACGCCTACAACCCTGCGGAGCCCGGCTCGACCGGCCCCGGCCCCAACGACAACAAAGTCAACAACCTGAACGGGTTGCACTACATCCGAGAAGTCGACGCCGGCAAGCGGTATTATGCCGGCCACGCGACGCCGGTCCGCGGCAACCCTGAGGGTGCCGGCCTCTACACGTTCTTCGACGGGGTCGGGGTGTTCCGCACGAGCACCACGGGTCCGAACCCATTGCCGGCCGACTGGCCACCCGTGCCGACCAGCGAAGCGTATGAGGCCGAGTGTGATTTCCGGAACTCCGGCGAGGGCGACGGTTCACTGGTCGATTACGTCCCATCCACCAACGGGATGGCCGAGTACACCGCCTCTACGTTCGGCGGCGAACTGCAGGGCACGATCCTTTCTGCCTCGTTTGGCGGTGAAATCTATGTTGCCCGGCTTAATTCCAACGGCGATCAGGTCTCCAATGGCATCGAGACGCTGTTCTCGAACTTCGGCCTCACTCCGCTCGACGTAATCGCCCAGGGCGACGACGATCCGTTCCCCGGGACGATCTGGGCCGTCACGTTTGGCGCGCAGAACATCACCGTGTTCGAGCCCTTCGAAGGGGAATGCGTCGGCGGCCCGGGCAACCAGGACGACGATGGCGACGGCTACTCAAACAACGACGAAATCGCGAATGGCACCAATGAGTGCAACGCCGGCGACAAGCCCTCCGACTTCGACGGAGACTTCACCTCCGACCGTCTCGACCCGGATGACGACAACGACGGGATCGACGATGTTGTCGATGCCTTCGCCCACGATGGCTTGAACGGCATTGGGACTACGTTGCCGCTGGACTACGACCTGTTTAATGGCGATATCGGGTTCTTCGGTATCGGATTTACCGGTTTGATGACCAATGGCGATACGGACTATCTCGACCAATTCGACGACCAGCTGATTGCCGGCGGCACCGCGGGCCTGCTCACCGTGCCGGACGTCCCCTCGGGCGACGCCCTGGGAGGGCAGAACGATCAGTTCTCCGGCTTCCAGTTCGGCATCGATGTGGACGACGAGACGCTGCCCTTCACGATCCGCGTGCGGATGCAGTCGCCCTTTTTTGGCAACACGCCTCAGGGCGAGCAGTCACAGGGCTTTTACATTGGCGCCGGCGACCAGGACAACTACCTCAAGGTGGTCGTGAGCGCCAACGATGGGGATGGCGGTCTCGAGGTAGTCAACGAAAATGCCGGCACGGCCGTGCGCACCATGTATGCTACCGGCGGCAACGGCGACGCCCCGATTGCGGATAACCTGCTGGAAACCGACGTCGAACTCGACCTCTTTTTCCTCATCAACCCCGCCGATGGGACGGCCCACCCGGGCTATAGCATTGACGGCGCCGAAGTCGTCTATGTCGGTAACCCTGTCGCGCTGTCGGGCGCCAATCTCGCGACCTTGCAGGGTACCGGAACGGCGCTCGCCGTCGGCGTGATCGCCACTTCGGCGGCCACGGGCGCGACATATCCGGCCACGTGGGATAAGATCACGATCGTGTATGATGCCACCGGCGCTTCTGCGCTGGTCAAGATCGAGCCGCCCAACGACATCAACGAGAGCACGAATTCGGGCGGCAGCATCAAGATCACCAATACCTCCGAAAGCGGGCAGAAGATCGAGAGCGTGGCGTTCGACTTGCAGTCAACCCTGTTCCCGGATGCCGTGTTCGATCCGGACGGCACCGCCGGCGATCAGACCGGCAAGGGCTTCACACCCAGCCAAGGCGAGGCGGCGACGGGGTTGTCTGGACACACGTTGTCTGGCTTCCACAACACGGTCGATGGAGACGACGGTTTCGACGCGTTGTCCATCGAATTTACCGACTTCGAGCCCGAGGAGACCTTCACGTTCTCCATCGATGTCGACCCGACCAGCATCAAGGGCACTTCGGCGCCCGGCCCCGGAGAGTCGGGCAGTGTTTCTGGTCTCGAGCTTTCGGGCGCGCTAGTCACGGTGACGTTCGACGATGGGTCGAGCTATCAGGCCGAGCTGTTCCGCACGCCGGAAAGCCTGAGTGGGTCACAGAACATCATCGCTGGCGGATCGCTTGCGACGCCGGGGATCAGCATCGTCGGGCAGTCGGGGCTGCAGGCGAAAGTGGCGGACCTCGAGCATGTAATCCGTGTCACGGGGCCGGCCAATACGGACGTACGCCTACTGGTGGTCGAATCGGCACTGTTCATCACGGGTGACGGCTACGCTATCGATCCGTTCGAGGCCAACTCCGCGATCGCCATCCAGGAATTGACGGGCAACACCGGCACGCTCGGGTTGGTGGATTTCGAGGTGACGATCACCGACAGCCAGCCTGAGGGCGGCATTAACTACCTCGCGGCCGTGTTTACGAGCCCGACCGATGAAACAAGCCCGATGTCGGATGTCGTCGTGCTGGATTACGACCCGGCGGCCGTGCCCGTCACCTTGTACCGGATCAACGCCGGCGGGCCGGCCGTGAACCTCAACGGGGTGTCGTGGAGTGCGGACCTGTACAGCACCGGCGGGGCCACGTTTAGCAACAACGGGTTGGCGATTGCCGGCACAAACGACGACGTCCTCTACACCTCCGAGCGGTACGATCAGGGCGCCACGGGCTTCGGCTACAGCATCCCCGTGCCGGGCGACGGTGACTATAATGTGGCCATCCACTTCGCCGAGATCTTCTTCGGCGCGCCGGGTGGCGGCGTCGGCGGCGCCGGCAAGCGGGTGTTCTCGATCGACATCGAGGAGGGTCAGGCTGTGCTTACAAACCTGGATATCTACGCGGAAGTGGGCGCCACCACCGCCCTCATCAAGACCTTCGAGGGCATCACGGTCACCGACGGGTTGCTGGATATCTTCCTGACGTCGTCTACCCGCGAGGGCAAGATCTCGGCGATCGAGGTGTCGACCTTTGGCGAGCCCAGCACCGTCTCCGCGTCCCCGAATCCGATCAATTTCTCGGTAGGGGAAGTGGGCGTAGCGACGCTGGCGCGGACGCTCACCATCAGCAATGGCGGTGGGGCGGCGGTGACGGTCTCCGGCATCACCTTTACAGGTTCGAACGCGGGCGAATTCAGCTCGTCCTTCACCAACCCGGTCGTGATCGCAGCAGGTGGTACGACCACCGTGGCGGTGACCATGACGGCGGCGTCCGCCGGCCCCAAAACGGCGCAGCTGAATCTAGTACATACCGGCAGCGACGACCCGCTGAAGATCACGGTATCGGGTGTGGGTCAGGCCGTCCAACCCGGTAACGTGTTGTACCGCGTGAACGCCGGCGGACCGTCGCTTGCTTCGCTCGACGATCTGCGGATCTGGCAGGGCGATCAGGCGGTTTCGGCGGCAAACGCGCTGGGCCAGGCACAGGTAGGCACGCCTTCGCCGTACGTCAATACGGCGGCGGCCGGTAACTTCACCTTTGGCAAGCTGAACAGCGTCGTACGCGACGCGTCGGTGCCGTCGAGCACGCCGCTGTCGCTGTTCCAGACGGAACGGTGGGACGCGGCCGCTTCGCCGAACATGCTCTGGTCGTTCCCGGTCGAGGCCGGCACGCAGGTGGAAGTCCGCATCTACCTCGCGGAGATCTTCCTCACCGCCGGCAATAACGAGGTCGAAGGGCCGCGTATCTTCGATATCCGCGTGGATGGCGCGATCCCGGCCGGGTTCGATAACATCAATGTCTTTGCCGAGGTCGGTTCGAACGTGGGTATCCTGCGCTCGTTCGTCACGACCAGCGACGGGGCCATCGACATCGAATTCGTGAAAGACGGCGGTCAAGAATTGGCGGCGGTGAAGGGGATCGAGCTGATCGACCTCACCAATGTGGCCCGCGCCTTTACCCCTGGCTGGAATCTCATCGGCCTTCCCCTGACGCCGCCGAACGCCAACTACACCGCCATCTTTGGCGATCTGGCCCCGACGACGGTGCCCTTCACCTGGAACGGCGCGTATGTCCAGGAGGCCTCGATGGTGACCGGCAAGGGCTACTGGCTGAACGTGGCGCAGGGCGGCCTGCACACGTTCGAAGGCACGGCGGTCGAGTCGCTCACGCTGACCCTGGCCGATGGCTGGAATATGGTGACCGGCCCGGTCTGCGGGGTGGATGTGGCCGATATCGACGATCCGGCCGGCATCCTGATTGATGACACCTGGTTCGCGTATACAGGCGGTTATGTGCCGACGACGCTCCTGCAGCCCGGCATGGGATACTGGGTGGAGGCCAGCGCCGCCGGCACGATCGGTATCGATTGCAACGGCGGCAGCGGCAAGATGGCTACCGGCCGGACGGCTCCGGATGGGTCCTTCGGCACGATCCTGCTGTCCGACGGCGCCACGGGCTCTCAGACGCTGTATTACGGCGGCACGCTCGACTCGCCGACGCAGCTGCGCCCCTACCAGCTCCCACCGCATGCGCCGGAAGGCGGGTTTGATGTCCGCTTCACGAACGATGCTCTGTTGATCGACTCCGAGTTTGCCAGCATCACGCTCCAGGCGTCCGAGTTCCCGGTTAGTCTTCGCGTCGTGAAGCTGGCCGAAGGCGACAATAAGCTGTACGTCCAGCAGTTTAAAGGCGGCCAGTCTGTCGCTACGTCCGAACTGGGCGAGGATGAAACGGTGTTGGTCACGGATGAGGCTGTCACCGAGTTGTTCATCACGAACACGGTGTCGGTGGATGATGGCGAGGGCGCGTTGCCCGGCGCGTTCCGCCTCGCCGGCAACTACCCGAATCCGTTTAACCCCACCACGACCGTGGTCTTCGACCTGCCGGAGGCCGCGCAGGTACGCGTCGAGGTGTACGATGTGATGGGGCGTCGTCTTCTGGAGGTGCCGGCGCAGGCCTTCGGGCCAGGCGACGGCCACCAGATCCAGATCGACGCCACGGAGTTGGCCAGCGGTATCTATCTGTACCGCGTCGTGGCCGACATGAACGCGACGAGTGCGTTTGCTGTGGGCCGGATGAGTCTGGTGAAGTAA
- a CDS encoding penicillin acylase family protein: MFRHFTRSEALRTLWRGPFEYPGFASTLSPAGSRVTTHSASWRMVVDFSARPPVGYGVYPGGQSGNPFSALYDRHIETYLRFEHYPLFKPVSADQARAGDMVSSQRLDPG; encoded by the coding sequence GTGTTTCGCCACTTCACACGCAGCGAGGCGCTTCGGACCCTGTGGCGCGGGCCGTTTGAATATCCCGGGTTTGCCTCCACGCTGTCGCCGGCGGGTAGCCGGGTGACGACACACAGCGCCAGCTGGCGCATGGTGGTGGATTTCTCCGCTCGGCCCCCGGTTGGATACGGCGTCTACCCCGGCGGGCAGAGCGGTAATCCTTTTAGCGCCCTGTACGATCGGCATATCGAGACCTATCTCCGGTTCGAGCACTATCCCTTGTTCAAACCCGTCTCGGCCGATCAGGCGCGTGCCGGCGACATGGTCTCATCCCAGCGGTTGGATCCGGGATGA
- a CDS encoding penicillin acylase family protein: MKAYLRLLVYLALTGALLFILLEPLGGVPALGRLLDPWEGLYHTARSAEPAGTLDSAVIPGSKGPVDIVRDTRGVPHIFADNDLDAVAALGFATARDRLFQMDFLPRVAAGRLAEVMGPSLVATDRMLRKTGMEWGARRNLDRIVKAGGIEWNILDAYSRGVNAYLDGLDEAELPFEFRLLGYKPAPHTPLQSLLVLQYMVYDLTFRSPAAEGALDSSLAELFPAYPPLSVPIMPEPGGTVLDANRRPIYSESGYFMADAGSPPDGISSLAEGWLPGKGSNNWAVDGLRSTTGSPILAGDMHLSLSLPAIWYEVHLVTPSMNSYGVTIPGAPLPVEAFNDRLGWAFTNTGTDQIDHFALQVDAGRGAYLHNGSYRPFEIVVDTIAVRDEPPRIDSLYFAHWGPVDMDREIPMAIRWVAHDSSRALRALWQMNRATNFQTFQDALRYWDTPMQNILYADVDGNIAIRSTGYLPIRASRDGTGLRDGARDDHAWVGRVPFDELPFSFNPAQGYLASTNQVPADSTYPYFLGRSWESGYRSLRIDALLSGQESHALDDIKAYQSDVYVVQRDLFAPLLDSLSGLSPRAQELRALLNRWGGEASVDRPEPLVLDIFLKSLAGLAWDEPLFDRVGEPEETVLYDLLVEHPESEWFDVQDTAFREQGEDVLRLAIEASVDSLELGYGWDRAAGDGGITTRSCFATSHAARRFGPCGAGRLNIPGLPPRCRRRVAG; this comes from the coding sequence ATGAAGGCTTACCTGCGGCTCCTGGTCTACCTGGCCCTCACCGGCGCGCTTCTGTTTATCCTCCTCGAGCCTCTCGGCGGCGTTCCCGCGTTGGGGCGATTGCTCGATCCCTGGGAGGGGCTCTACCACACGGCCCGCTCGGCCGAGCCAGCCGGCACGCTGGATTCCGCCGTCATCCCCGGCAGCAAAGGCCCCGTGGACATCGTACGCGACACGCGCGGCGTGCCCCACATCTTCGCGGATAACGACCTCGACGCCGTGGCGGCGCTGGGGTTTGCAACGGCTCGAGATCGGCTCTTCCAGATGGATTTTCTGCCCCGTGTGGCGGCCGGCCGGCTGGCCGAGGTCATGGGTCCTTCGCTTGTCGCCACCGATCGGATGCTTCGGAAAACGGGCATGGAATGGGGTGCTCGCCGCAACCTGGACCGCATCGTGAAGGCCGGCGGAATCGAGTGGAATATCCTCGACGCCTACTCGCGGGGGGTGAACGCCTACCTGGACGGGCTGGACGAAGCGGAGCTACCCTTTGAATTTCGCCTGCTCGGGTATAAACCCGCGCCGCACACGCCGCTGCAGTCGCTGCTCGTCCTGCAGTACATGGTGTACGACCTCACGTTTCGCTCGCCGGCCGCGGAAGGCGCCCTCGACTCCTCGCTGGCCGAGCTCTTTCCCGCGTATCCACCCCTCAGCGTGCCCATCATGCCCGAGCCCGGCGGCACCGTGCTGGACGCGAACCGCCGGCCAATCTACTCGGAGTCGGGCTATTTCATGGCGGATGCCGGATCGCCGCCGGACGGCATTTCATCGCTCGCGGAAGGCTGGCTGCCCGGCAAGGGCTCCAACAACTGGGCGGTGGATGGGCTGCGTTCGACCACCGGATCACCGATACTGGCCGGCGACATGCACCTGTCGCTCTCGCTACCGGCCATCTGGTACGAAGTGCATCTCGTCACCCCGTCCATGAACAGCTACGGCGTGACAATCCCTGGTGCCCCCCTGCCCGTCGAGGCGTTTAACGACCGCCTGGGCTGGGCCTTCACCAACACAGGAACCGACCAGATCGATCACTTTGCCCTGCAAGTCGACGCCGGCCGTGGCGCCTATCTCCATAACGGCTCGTACCGTCCATTCGAAATCGTCGTCGATACGATCGCCGTTCGGGATGAGCCGCCCCGGATCGATAGCCTGTATTTTGCGCACTGGGGGCCGGTGGATATGGATCGGGAGATCCCTATGGCCATACGCTGGGTGGCGCACGACTCCAGTCGCGCCCTGCGCGCGTTGTGGCAAATGAATCGGGCGACCAACTTCCAGACCTTTCAGGATGCCCTGCGGTACTGGGATACCCCGATGCAAAACATCCTGTATGCCGATGTCGACGGTAACATCGCGATCCGCTCTACCGGCTACCTCCCCATTCGGGCAAGCCGCGATGGGACCGGTCTGCGGGACGGCGCCCGCGATGATCACGCCTGGGTCGGACGCGTCCCGTTTGACGAGTTGCCCTTTTCGTTCAACCCGGCTCAGGGTTATCTGGCGTCGACCAATCAGGTGCCGGCAGACTCGACCTATCCCTATTTCCTTGGCCGCTCCTGGGAGAGCGGCTACCGCTCGCTGCGCATCGACGCCCTGCTGAGCGGCCAGGAATCCCATGCGCTCGACGACATCAAAGCGTACCAGTCGGATGTGTATGTGGTGCAGCGCGACCTGTTTGCGCCCCTGCTGGATTCCCTTTCGGGGCTTTCGCCCCGGGCGCAGGAGCTTCGGGCGCTCCTCAACAGGTGGGGGGGCGAGGCGTCCGTCGACCGACCGGAGCCGCTGGTGCTGGATATCTTTCTAAAAAGTCTCGCCGGCCTGGCGTGGGACGAGCCGCTCTTCGATCGCGTGGGCGAGCCCGAGGAAACCGTGCTGTACGACCTGCTCGTCGAGCATCCGGAGTCGGAATGGTTCGACGTGCAGGACACAGCCTTCCGGGAGCAGGGGGAAGACGTCCTACGGCTGGCCATCGAGGCGTCGGTGGACAGCCTCGAACTCGGCTACGGCTGGGACCGGGCCGCTGGCGATGGGGGGATCACCACCAGGTCGTGTTTCGCCACTTCACACGCAGCGAGGCGCTTCGGACCCTGTGGCGCGGGCCGTTTGAATATCCCGGGTTTGCCTCCACGCTGTCGCCGGCGGGTAGCCGGGTGA